The DNA region CCAAGGGAGCACAGCCCTTCGCCAATGGCAACGTCACTGCCTATGACACCACCCTGGGCTGGCGTTTCCCCAATCCGGCGATGGAAGCCCGCTTCCCGCTGGAGGCGATGGGCGAGACGGCCGAGAACATCGTGGAGCGCAGCCGCGCCGGGGAGATTGCCGGGGGTGAGATTACCCGTGAGGAGCAGGACGCCTTCGCGCTGGAGTCGCAGCGGCGGGTGGTGGCGGCCCTGAATGCCGGGGTGTTCCGCGACGAAATCGTCCCGGTGGAGGTCAGGGGCCGCAAGGGTGTAACCGTCTTCGACACCGACGAGCATCCCCGTTACCAGCGCGAGGGGGATACCTTCACCCTGGCGACCGACGAGGCCACGCTGGCGGGTCTGCGACCCGCCTTCCGCAAGGGAGGCACCGTCACGGCGGGCAACGCCTCGGGGCTGAACGACGGGGCGGCGGCGCTGGTGCTGATGAGCGCGCGCAAGGCGCGCGCACTGGGGGTGAGGCCGCTGGCGCGCTGGGTGGGTGCGGCGTCGGCGGGCGTGGACCCCCGCGTGATGGGCCTGGGGCCTGTTCCCGCCACCCGCAAGTTGATGGAGCGGCTGGGAATGGACCTGACGGACGTGGACCTGGTGGAAATCAACGAGGCCTTTGCCGCGCAGGCCATCGCCTGCATGCGCGAACTGGGCGTGGACCACGAGCGGCTGAACATCCACGGCGGCTCCATCGCCCTGGGGCACCCGCTGGGCATGAGCGGCGCACGGCTGGTCACGACCCTGACCCACGAGTTGCAGCGGCGCGAGGGAAGGTACGGGCTGGCGACCCTCTGCGTGGGGGTCGGCCAGGGCGAGGCGGCGCTGATTGAGCGGGTGGAGGCGTGATGACGGTCCCCGTC from Deinococcus carri includes:
- a CDS encoding thiolase family protein produces the protein PVGAIRGSLSSIRPDDLAALVLREAVSRSGVSPDQIEEVILGCANQAGEDNRNVARMAALLAGLPETVAGLTVNRLCASGLSAINTAARAIRNGDGDVYVAGGVESMTRAPLVMPKGAQPFANGNVTAYDTTLGWRFPNPAMEARFPLEAMGETAENIVERSRAGEIAGGEITREEQDAFALESQRRVVAALNAGVFRDEIVPVEVRGRKGVTVFDTDEHPRYQREGDTFTLATDEATLAGLRPAFRKGGTVTAGNASGLNDGAAALVLMSARKARALGVRPLARWVGAASAGVDPRVMGLGPVPATRKLMERLGMDLTDVDLVEINEAFAAQAIACMRELGVDHERLNIHGGSIALGHPLGMSGARLVTTLTHELQRREGRYGLATLCVGVGQGEAALIERVEA